In Paenibacillus sonchi, a single genomic region encodes these proteins:
- a CDS encoding copper amine oxidase N-terminal domain-containing protein, which yields MTPLPGASALPTEAPGLVAPLATGGQIIPAAGANQLILMMNSNKMYMNGKEYLANQPMAVKNGVSYVSIRAMVDMVKVKYTYDYKTKEVIVTKGDSIMRFKTDSKIYTVNGSKETMKGPAYQFKGTFMIPLTSITKALSLKYSVDNVGKRVILELNTKPTASFTVQPAEIYAGVTPVTFVTKNSSPNGTAIVQELWNENKKDMYDQPGFYTITYSVQDAAGLWSDPYSATIQVLQPNQPPVANFSTDKDEYKMGEPVTLTDLSTDPEGEELTVEWTNRALAYFNPGPVSLQLKVTDKHGLSSTFEKTINITSEQMYTQDEVAKLFTVPGDIISMDGGMIPGLPNLTYNLSSEPYMLIRSNSPETVNAEGVLYRETALGSTRFLVHHMNNMSTRQKLYVIATNRNLYPTTITTQYLGIAGPALSPEYTGKISIQKYFNSMLTNSSYGTITLQPGQSIPIMTDVSKIAMKPGEVLSLSADLFSDLAVQYDVVMVEQSKDPVALLSTLPLLDRDGVHNRGTYPDSTRIISVFDQVGATQSKLVLGDNDKDKNLIGTDPMSGTEASNAGNFGVLYKIRLESVAKNTLITFNPRGGNYLGSLMVNGTIVNLPNKGNLASSDMNAVVYRSGNYEGPVDIVFSVASGSNLPVNLVFTPIPAPK from the coding sequence ATGACCCCGCTCCCTGGAGCGTCGGCGCTGCCTACTGAAGCTCCTGGCCTGGTTGCACCGCTTGCCACCGGAGGACAGATTATCCCTGCTGCAGGAGCAAACCAGCTCATCCTCATGATGAACAGCAACAAAATGTACATGAACGGCAAAGAGTATTTGGCCAACCAGCCAATGGCCGTCAAAAATGGGGTGTCCTATGTTTCGATCCGTGCCATGGTGGATATGGTTAAGGTGAAATATACCTATGATTACAAAACAAAGGAAGTTATTGTAACCAAGGGCGACAGCATCATGCGCTTTAAGACGGACAGCAAGATTTATACGGTAAATGGCAGCAAGGAGACCATGAAAGGGCCTGCATACCAGTTCAAGGGCACGTTCATGATTCCTCTGACCTCGATTACCAAAGCCCTTTCATTAAAATATTCTGTAGATAATGTGGGAAAACGTGTCATTCTTGAGCTGAACACAAAGCCAACGGCTTCCTTTACGGTACAGCCTGCAGAAATCTACGCCGGAGTAACACCGGTGACTTTTGTAACCAAAAACTCATCACCAAACGGCACTGCCATTGTACAAGAGCTTTGGAATGAAAATAAAAAAGACATGTACGATCAGCCGGGCTTTTATACAATCACTTATTCGGTCCAGGATGCAGCCGGACTATGGAGTGATCCGTATTCCGCGACCATTCAAGTGCTGCAGCCGAACCAGCCGCCAGTGGCGAATTTCTCAACGGATAAAGATGAATACAAAATGGGTGAGCCGGTTACCCTTACCGACCTTAGTACGGACCCTGAAGGAGAAGAGCTGACGGTTGAATGGACGAACCGCGCACTGGCTTATTTTAATCCGGGACCTGTTTCGCTTCAGCTCAAAGTGACAGACAAACATGGATTGAGCAGCACGTTCGAAAAAACCATCAATATTACAAGCGAACAAATGTATACCCAGGATGAGGTAGCGAAGCTGTTCACTGTTCCGGGAGACATTATCTCTATGGACGGCGGAATGATTCCGGGACTGCCTAACCTGACGTACAATTTATCTTCCGAGCCTTATATGCTGATTCGCAGCAACAGTCCGGAAACGGTCAACGCCGAGGGCGTGCTGTACCGCGAAACTGCACTTGGCTCCACCCGTTTTCTGGTCCATCACATGAACAATATGTCTACAAGACAAAAGCTGTATGTTATTGCAACGAACCGCAATCTGTATCCAACGACGATTACCACCCAGTACCTGGGGATTGCCGGTCCGGCCTTGTCGCCGGAATATACAGGTAAAATTTCGATCCAGAAATATTTTAATTCCATGCTCACCAACTCCAGCTATGGAACCATCACGCTTCAGCCGGGACAGAGTATTCCCATTATGACTGACGTGAGCAAAATCGCCATGAAGCCCGGTGAAGTGCTCTCGCTGAGCGCGGATCTGTTCAGTGATTTAGCTGTGCAGTATGATGTTGTGATGGTTGAGCAGAGTAAAGATCCGGTAGCGCTGCTGTCAACGCTTCCTCTGCTGGACCGTGATGGGGTGCACAACCGGGGAACCTACCCGGATTCGACCCGCATCATCAGTGTGTTCGATCAGGTTGGGGCCACACAATCCAAGCTGGTGCTTGGCGACAACGACAAAGACAAGAATCTGATTGGTACCGATCCGATGAGCGGAACTGAGGCTTCAAACGCAGGTAACTTCGGTGTACTCTACAAAATCAGGCTTGAGAGTGTCGCTAAGAATACGCTGATTACGTTCAATCCGCGCGGAGGCAATTATCTGGGCTCGCTGATGGTCAACGGTACGATTGTCAATCTGCCGAACAAAGGAAACTTGGCCAGTTCCGATATGAATGCCGTGGTCTACCGCTCGGGGAACTACGAAGGTCCGGTGGATATCGTATTCTCGGTTGCTTCCGGCAGCAATCTTCCGGTGAACCTTGTCTTCACACCGATTCCGGCTCCTAAATAA
- a CDS encoding sugar porter family MFS transporter, giving the protein MAIVINKEISQTKALKNEKPNMLFVTLVSIVAALGGILFGFDIAVVSGAVGLLQQHFALSEFQVGWAVSSLIVGSVTGAALSGYMSERFGRKKVLLAAAILFILGSVGSAVQDTFTGYIIARMIGGIGIGITSTICPVYNAEIAPAKYRGRLVALNQLAIVSGIFLVYFLNLWIVGMGDEAWDVSTAWRWMFGVGAVPGLLFMILMLFIPESPRWLIKRNRPYEALPILVKIHGEEAAKQEVLDIKESFNNESDSFKQLFTPGIRSALFIGVMLAVMQHITGINAILYYAPEIFKGMGLGTDASLTQTIWIGLINVLFTIISVWLIDKVGRKALLLTGTSLMTLCLAIIGAAFQMDLTTGPLVLILILIYVASFAISLGPVVWVMLSEIFPNRIRGKAVAIASMALWAGDYLVSQLFPPLLSSAGPANTFWIFGIASLFSLLFIWRAVPETKGRSLEQMEAMWTGKRSEVHN; this is encoded by the coding sequence ATGGCTATTGTTATTAATAAAGAGATATCTCAGACGAAAGCGCTTAAAAATGAGAAGCCCAATATGCTTTTTGTTACGCTGGTATCGATTGTTGCGGCGCTTGGAGGCATCTTGTTCGGCTTTGATATTGCGGTCGTCTCGGGGGCGGTCGGTCTGCTGCAGCAGCATTTTGCACTCAGCGAATTTCAAGTGGGATGGGCGGTATCCAGCTTGATTGTGGGAAGTGTAACAGGTGCTGCGCTTTCAGGGTATATGAGTGAACGATTTGGAAGAAAGAAGGTGCTGTTAGCCGCAGCCATTCTGTTCATTCTCGGTTCGGTGGGCTCGGCGGTACAGGATACTTTTACAGGGTATATTATCGCCCGCATGATCGGCGGCATCGGCATTGGGATTACTTCCACCATCTGCCCTGTCTATAATGCGGAAATCGCCCCTGCCAAATACCGGGGACGTCTGGTTGCTCTGAACCAGTTGGCTATCGTCTCGGGCATATTCCTGGTTTACTTTTTGAATCTGTGGATTGTCGGTATGGGAGACGAAGCTTGGGATGTTTCTACCGCTTGGCGCTGGATGTTCGGAGTGGGGGCCGTTCCGGGACTGTTGTTCATGATCCTCATGCTGTTCATACCTGAGAGTCCCAGATGGCTCATCAAACGGAACCGGCCCTATGAAGCGCTGCCGATTCTGGTGAAAATCCATGGGGAAGAAGCCGCTAAGCAGGAAGTTCTCGATATCAAGGAGTCGTTCAATAATGAAAGCGATTCGTTCAAGCAATTGTTCACTCCCGGCATCCGGAGTGCACTCTTCATCGGTGTCATGCTCGCCGTAATGCAGCATATTACCGGCATCAACGCCATTTTGTACTATGCCCCCGAAATATTCAAAGGAATGGGACTCGGTACGGATGCTTCTCTGACACAGACCATCTGGATTGGACTGATCAATGTGCTGTTCACCATTATTTCGGTATGGCTCATCGACAAGGTGGGCAGGAAAGCGCTGCTTCTGACCGGAACCTCATTAATGACCCTCTGTCTGGCGATTATCGGAGCTGCTTTTCAAATGGACTTGACTACGGGGCCGCTCGTGTTGATCTTGATTCTGATTTATGTCGCCTCTTTCGCCATATCGCTTGGACCGGTTGTATGGGTGATGCTGTCGGAGATTTTTCCGAACCGCATCCGGGGCAAAGCGGTCGCAATCGCTTCGATGGCCCTATGGGCCGGCGATTATCTGGTATCCCAGCTTTTCCCGCCATTGCTGAGTTCGGCGGGTCCTGCTAATACCTTCTGGATTTTCGGGATTGCCTCTTTGTTCTCTCTTCTGTTTATTTGGCGGGCCGTTCCTGAAACGAAGGGCAGATCGCTTGAGCAAATGGAGGCTATGTGGACGGGGAAAAGGTCTGAAGTCCATAACTAA